Proteins from one Anaerosoma tenue genomic window:
- the disA gene encoding DNA integrity scanning diadenylate cyclase DisA produces the protein MEREDVMLAALESVAPGTPLRLALDHVIAGRTGALIVIGDEKGVDSLSNGGFEIEASFTPQRLFELAKMDGAILLDEGASGIRKANVHLMPDPALPTSETGMRHRTAERVSRQTDALVISVSQRREVVTLYRRGTRLTLQDIDVVLAKANQALQTLERYRTRLDQVSAHLTALEFEGAVTFRDVAVVIQRAEMLRRVARELSRSIVELGTEGRLVRLQQEELTAGAEDDYLMLVRDYAPDPAVKKASASMARIGALGTEQLLEPSAIASALGLSGKSDAGEQPVSPRGYRALYRIPQIPATVVNRLVEHFGTLSALSEATMDELDSVEGVGARRARVVTDGLRRMRDRTVL, from the coding sequence GTGGAGCGCGAAGATGTGATGCTGGCCGCGCTGGAGTCTGTCGCCCCCGGTACCCCTCTGCGCCTCGCACTCGATCACGTGATCGCCGGGCGGACCGGTGCGTTGATCGTGATCGGGGACGAGAAGGGCGTGGATTCGCTCAGCAACGGCGGTTTCGAGATCGAAGCCTCGTTCACGCCCCAGCGGCTGTTCGAACTCGCCAAGATGGACGGGGCAATCCTGCTCGATGAAGGCGCGAGCGGCATCCGCAAGGCGAACGTGCATCTCATGCCCGATCCCGCGCTGCCCACGTCCGAGACCGGCATGCGTCACCGCACCGCCGAGCGTGTAAGCAGGCAGACGGACGCCCTGGTCATCTCGGTCTCACAGCGGCGCGAGGTGGTCACCCTGTACCGCCGGGGCACACGGCTCACGCTGCAGGACATCGACGTGGTGCTCGCCAAGGCGAATCAGGCCTTGCAGACGCTCGAGAGGTATCGCACGAGACTCGATCAGGTCTCGGCCCACCTCACCGCGCTGGAGTTCGAAGGGGCGGTCACCTTCCGGGATGTCGCCGTCGTGATCCAGCGCGCCGAGATGTTGCGGCGCGTCGCGCGCGAGCTGAGCCGCTCCATCGTCGAACTCGGCACAGAGGGGCGGCTCGTACGTCTTCAGCAGGAGGAACTCACTGCCGGAGCGGAGGACGACTACCTCATGCTCGTGCGCGACTACGCACCTGACCCGGCCGTGAAGAAGGCATCGGCCTCGATGGCACGGATCGGCGCACTAGGGACCGAGCAGCTCCTCGAGCCTTCGGCGATCGCGAGCGCACTGGGTTTGAGCGGCAAGTCCGACGCGGGCGAGCAGCCGGTCAGTCCACGCGGGTACCGGGCGCTGTATCGGATACCCCAGATCCCGGCGACCGTCGTGAACAGGCTGGTCGAGCATTTCGGCACGCTCTCAGCACTCAGCGAGGCGACCATGGACGAACTGGACTCTGTCGAGGGTGTGGGTGCGCGCCGCGCCCGCGTGGTGACCGATGGGCTTCGTCGCATGCGTGATCGCACGGTGCTCTGA
- the cysS gene encoding cysteine--tRNA ligase, with amino-acid sequence MTIRVYNTLTRSKQEFVPREPGTVAMYVCGPTVYNHIHIGNARTFLTFDVIRRYLTFRGFDVRFVQNITDVDDKIIARANEEGRAPGEVAAEYTQAFREAMDALGVLRPTVQPKATETIDAMIEMTQRLIERGHAYAVDGDVYFSVRSFPGYGKLSGRNVDDLESGARVDVDERKDDPLDFALWKAAKPGEPQWQSPWGAGRPGWHLECSVMSERELGLTFDIHGGASDLIFPHHENEIAQSEAATGEPFVRYWLHGGLLQVDQEKMSKSLGNFLLLKDVLARYPAPVIRLLMLQTHYRSPLDFSTDRLDEAGRAYERLTTPLRNFVWAKRNRTASELPEATPLVLEALEAAPGAAHDAFIAAMDDDFNTAGALAAIFDLVRTTNAFLESHGIGGNARYAGRLEAATAMISELLGVLGVEVTGEDVSDAYPSAVLDLARDFAGYDGTDTQQAVTSLLAARSAARSERNWAAADGIRDGLADLGFTIEDTPSGARVSYRDRG; translated from the coding sequence ATGACGATCCGCGTCTATAACACGCTGACGCGCTCGAAGCAGGAGTTCGTTCCGCGCGAGCCCGGCACCGTTGCCATGTACGTGTGCGGACCGACCGTCTACAACCACATACACATCGGCAACGCCCGGACCTTCCTCACGTTCGACGTCATCAGGCGGTATCTGACGTTCAGGGGATTCGACGTGCGGTTCGTGCAGAACATCACAGACGTGGACGACAAGATCATCGCTCGCGCGAACGAGGAGGGTCGTGCGCCGGGAGAGGTCGCCGCCGAGTATACGCAGGCGTTCCGGGAGGCCATGGACGCGCTCGGCGTGCTGAGGCCGACGGTCCAGCCCAAAGCCACCGAGACGATCGACGCGATGATCGAGATGACCCAGCGCCTGATCGAGCGTGGACACGCCTACGCGGTGGACGGCGACGTCTACTTCTCGGTGCGCAGCTTCCCCGGGTACGGGAAGCTCTCAGGACGGAACGTGGACGACCTGGAGAGCGGGGCTCGTGTCGACGTGGATGAGCGCAAGGACGATCCGCTCGACTTCGCGTTGTGGAAGGCGGCGAAGCCGGGTGAACCGCAGTGGCAGAGCCCGTGGGGGGCCGGCCGGCCCGGATGGCATCTTGAGTGCTCGGTCATGTCCGAGCGGGAACTCGGCCTCACGTTCGACATCCACGGCGGCGCGAGCGACCTCATCTTCCCGCACCACGAGAACGAGATAGCACAGTCGGAGGCCGCCACCGGGGAACCGTTCGTGCGGTACTGGCTCCATGGTGGGCTGCTCCAGGTCGATCAGGAGAAGATGAGCAAGTCGCTCGGCAACTTCCTGCTGCTGAAAGACGTGCTTGCCCGGTATCCTGCTCCCGTGATCCGACTGCTCATGCTCCAGACGCACTACCGGAGTCCGCTCGACTTCTCGACCGACCGCCTCGATGAGGCGGGACGCGCATACGAGCGGCTGACGACACCTCTGCGCAACTTCGTGTGGGCGAAGCGCAATCGCACGGCCAGCGAACTACCGGAAGCGACTCCGCTCGTTCTCGAGGCGCTCGAGGCGGCGCCGGGGGCGGCCCACGATGCGTTCATCGCGGCCATGGACGACGACTTCAACACCGCGGGTGCTCTGGCGGCGATCTTCGACCTCGTGCGCACCACCAACGCGTTCCTCGAGAGTCACGGCATCGGGGGGAACGCACGATACGCGGGGCGGCTCGAGGCGGCGACAGCGATGATCAGCGAGCTGCTGGGTGTGCTCGGCGTGGAGGTCACCGGCGAGGATGTCTCCGACGCATATCCGTCCGCCGTCCTGGATCTCGCCCGTGACTTCGCCGGCTACGATGGGACCGACACGCAGCAGGCGGTCACGTCGTTGCTCGCCGCGCGGTCTGCGGCACGGTCCGAGCGCAACTGGGCGGCGGCCGATGGCATCCGTGACGGTCTGGCCGACCTCGGCTTCACCATCGAGGACACCCCGTCGGGCGCACGTGTGTCGTACCGCGATCGAGGGTGA
- the radA gene encoding DNA repair protein RadA, protein MARPHTSWRCQQCGHAEPRWVGRCPQCGEYGTFVEEAAPVAAPGPSGVTASPQPVTALADVSVEEEFRFSTGIGEFDTVLGGGLVRGSVVLIGGEPGIGKSTLLLQAAGSLGHRGVEVLYVCGEESAQQVRSRADRVGAANGISLLPEVDVSVIEATVLAEKPAVVVVDSIQTLFDPGLDGVPGSVGQVRATAARLVRLAKSHGTTVIVVGHVTKEGSIAGPRVLEHVVDTVLYFEGASDHMFRIVRAVKNRFGSVSEAGIFEMTGSGLAEVAQPSAALLAGRDGGVSGSVVMATMEGTRPLLVEVQALVTPSYLQMPRRLAVGVETPRVLQDMAILERRAGISLGSHDVYVSVVGGVRVSEPAVDLPLALAIASALKNRPVGDGVVVFGELGLTGDVRGVPHAEARMREATRMGFGDVLAPASAASAGGSARFVGVRTLAEAVERTLG, encoded by the coding sequence GTGGCCAGACCGCACACGAGTTGGCGATGTCAGCAGTGCGGTCACGCCGAGCCGCGGTGGGTCGGGCGATGCCCTCAATGCGGCGAGTACGGAACGTTCGTAGAGGAGGCGGCCCCGGTCGCCGCGCCCGGCCCCTCGGGGGTGACCGCCTCGCCCCAGCCGGTCACCGCCCTGGCCGACGTCTCCGTCGAGGAGGAGTTCCGGTTCTCCACCGGCATCGGTGAGTTCGATACGGTCCTGGGCGGCGGTCTGGTACGAGGGTCCGTCGTCCTCATCGGAGGCGAGCCCGGGATCGGGAAGTCCACGCTCCTCCTCCAGGCGGCAGGCAGCCTCGGACATCGCGGTGTCGAAGTCCTCTATGTATGTGGCGAGGAGTCAGCGCAACAGGTGCGCTCGCGCGCGGACAGGGTCGGCGCGGCCAACGGCATCTCCCTCCTGCCCGAGGTGGATGTATCGGTCATCGAGGCCACGGTGCTCGCGGAGAAGCCCGCGGTGGTGGTCGTGGACTCCATCCAGACGCTCTTCGATCCCGGCCTCGATGGCGTTCCCGGGAGCGTGGGACAGGTGCGCGCGACCGCTGCTCGTCTCGTGCGGTTGGCGAAGTCGCACGGCACCACCGTCATCGTGGTGGGTCACGTCACCAAGGAGGGCTCGATCGCCGGTCCCCGTGTGCTCGAGCACGTCGTGGACACGGTTCTGTACTTCGAGGGTGCGTCGGATCACATGTTCCGCATCGTGCGAGCGGTCAAGAACCGCTTCGGGTCCGTGTCCGAGGCGGGGATATTCGAGATGACCGGAAGCGGTCTGGCCGAGGTGGCGCAGCCGTCCGCGGCGCTGCTCGCCGGGCGCGACGGCGGCGTGTCGGGCTCGGTCGTGATGGCCACGATGGAGGGCACGAGACCGCTGCTGGTCGAAGTGCAGGCGCTGGTGACCCCGAGCTATCTGCAGATGCCGCGGCGACTGGCGGTGGGCGTCGAGACGCCCCGGGTGCTGCAGGACATGGCCATCCTGGAGCGGCGTGCAGGAATCTCGCTCGGATCCCACGACGTCTACGTGTCGGTCGTCGGCGGGGTGCGGGTGAGCGAGCCGGCCGTCGATCTGCCCCTGGCTCTCGCGATCGCCTCGGCGTTGAAGAACAGGCCGGTGGGCGACGGTGTCGTGGTCTTTGGAGAGCTCGGTCTCACCGGTGATGTGCGGGGTGTGCCGCACGCTGAGGCGCGCATGAGGGAGGCGACGCGGATGGGCTTTGGAGACGTGCTCGCTCCGGCGTCGGCGGCATCAGCCGGTGGCAGCGCCCGATTCGTGGGTGTCAGGACGCTCGCCGAGGCAGTGGAGAGAACACTTGGGTGA
- the sigH gene encoding RNA polymerase sporulation sigma factor SigH — protein MQRTLGDSRRRLDRCDEMTLICAAQQGNEAASAVLVSRYKGFVRCKARSYFLAGADRDDVIQEGMIGLYKAIRDYDPSRQASFRSFAELCITRQLITAIKSASRQKHSPLNTYVSLSRSTSAEEEGDRVLADILAAREVCDPAEIVIAAWETASIREGFLQVLSPFEKEVLRLYVEGKSYQEVADALERGVKSIDNALQRIKRKIEFQIEVCRAC, from the coding sequence TTGCAAAGGACGCTTGGGGACTCACGACGTAGACTCGATCGCTGCGACGAGATGACGCTCATCTGTGCGGCGCAGCAGGGCAACGAAGCGGCGAGTGCCGTGCTCGTCTCGAGGTACAAAGGATTCGTGCGTTGCAAGGCGCGCTCTTACTTCCTTGCAGGCGCGGATCGAGACGATGTCATCCAGGAGGGCATGATCGGCCTGTACAAGGCGATCCGCGATTACGACCCCTCCCGCCAGGCCAGCTTCCGTTCGTTCGCTGAGCTGTGCATCACCCGTCAGCTGATCACCGCGATCAAGTCGGCAAGCCGGCAGAAGCATTCTCCGCTGAACACATACGTGTCGCTCAGCCGATCCACCAGCGCCGAGGAAGAGGGCGACCGTGTGCTCGCCGACATCCTCGCGGCTCGTGAGGTCTGCGATCCCGCGGAGATCGTCATCGCTGCCTGGGAGACGGCGAGCATCCGGGAGGGATTCCTCCAGGTGCTGTCACCCTTCGAGAAAGAGGTGCTGCGCCTCTACGTGGAGGGGAAGTCCTACCAGGAGGTGGCGGACGCCCTTGAGCGGGGAGTGAAGTCGATCGACAACGCGCTTCAGCGCATCAAGCGCAAGATCGAGTTCCAGATCGAGGTTTGTCGCGCCTGCTGA
- the ispD gene encoding 2-C-methyl-D-erythritol 4-phosphate cytidylyltransferase gives MRTAIIVAGGKGERLGRDGGKQLAHIGGEPVLSHTLRVFDACDLIDAIVVVTDPGRVAEYGSVAVAPVGSAKVVAVVPGGLSRSDSVRSGLSAAPGSTGVIVVHDGARPLVTPATIAGAIEMLERDDECAGVVVGHPSYDTLKQVDDLDVVVATPDRATIWSAQTPQVFRAQAVRDAYEQAAHTGWTGTDDASFVEHAGGMVRVFAGPRDNVKITVPEDLRVAEALLQAREGRAGMDSLRVGTGYDVHAFAEGRALVLGGVTIPYERGLAGHSDADVLVHALMDAIVGALREGDIGRLFPDTDPRYSGASSVGLLREVAALMRERGFRLVDADTVLVLEKPRIAPYREAMRAGIARALDVDVERVGVKATTTEGLGFAGRKEGVAAHAVALLERCRA, from the coding sequence ATGAGAACGGCGATCATCGTGGCCGGCGGCAAGGGGGAAAGGCTTGGCCGAGATGGGGGCAAGCAGCTCGCACACATAGGGGGCGAGCCTGTGCTCTCCCACACGCTCCGCGTGTTCGATGCATGCGATCTCATCGACGCCATCGTCGTCGTGACCGATCCCGGGCGGGTTGCGGAGTATGGGTCGGTGGCGGTCGCTCCTGTCGGCTCGGCCAAGGTCGTGGCGGTGGTTCCCGGGGGTCTGTCGCGCTCTGATTCGGTGCGTTCCGGCCTCAGTGCCGCACCCGGCTCGACCGGCGTGATCGTCGTGCACGATGGTGCTCGACCGCTGGTCACCCCGGCGACGATCGCCGGAGCGATCGAGATGCTGGAGCGGGACGATGAATGTGCGGGGGTGGTGGTGGGGCACCCTTCGTATGACACCCTCAAGCAGGTGGATGATCTCGACGTGGTGGTTGCCACCCCCGATCGCGCGACGATCTGGTCGGCTCAGACGCCGCAGGTCTTCCGGGCGCAAGCCGTGCGGGATGCGTACGAGCAGGCTGCGCACACCGGGTGGACGGGCACGGATGATGCTTCGTTCGTCGAGCACGCCGGCGGCATGGTGCGGGTGTTCGCCGGGCCACGGGACAACGTGAAGATCACCGTGCCGGAGGATCTTCGGGTGGCCGAGGCGTTGCTGCAGGCACGGGAAGGACGGGCAGGGATGGATTCTCTCCGCGTCGGCACCGGCTACGATGTCCACGCGTTCGCAGAGGGGCGAGCCCTGGTGCTCGGCGGGGTCACCATCCCGTACGAGCGCGGATTGGCGGGGCATTCGGACGCAGATGTGCTTGTTCACGCACTCATGGACGCGATCGTCGGTGCACTGCGGGAGGGGGATATCGGCCGCCTGTTCCCGGACACCGACCCACGGTATTCCGGCGCATCGAGCGTCGGGCTGCTGCGTGAGGTGGCGGCCCTCATGCGCGAAAGAGGTTTCCGGCTCGTCGACGCGGACACCGTGCTCGTACTCGAGAAGCCCAGGATAGCCCCGTATCGCGAGGCGATGCGTGCGGGGATCGCGCGGGCGCTCGATGTGGATGTCGAGCGTGTCGGTGTGAAGGCCACCACCACCGAGGGGCTCGGCTTCGCGGGCCGCAAAGAGGGAGTCGCGGCTCACGCGGTGGCGCTGCTCGAGCGGTGCAGGGCGTGA
- a CDS encoding NYN domain-containing protein: MSRHRLIIDGYNVMHAAPEYRMLMEHDIDAARARFIGDLTSLAHDEGRVTVVFDGGGNPASDGAPHHIGGLAIVFSPAGVTADTVIEALAQRARERGEPAMVVTSDRATRDAVRSGTVAVRSSESFAADVRGSLSETTLGGRSSRKGTVATRIDPEVSRTLARWARGERR, translated from the coding sequence ATGAGCCGGCACCGGCTCATCATCGACGGCTACAACGTCATGCACGCCGCCCCGGAGTACCGCATGCTGATGGAGCATGACATCGACGCGGCAAGGGCGCGCTTCATCGGCGATCTCACGAGTCTTGCGCACGACGAGGGCCGGGTCACGGTCGTGTTCGATGGGGGAGGGAACCCCGCATCCGATGGGGCGCCACATCACATCGGCGGGCTCGCTATCGTGTTCTCTCCGGCCGGCGTGACCGCCGATACCGTCATCGAGGCGCTCGCACAACGCGCGCGTGAGCGTGGCGAACCGGCGATGGTGGTCACCTCCGATCGGGCCACACGCGATGCCGTGCGGTCCGGGACCGTCGCGGTCCGCTCGTCAGAGTCGTTCGCGGCCGACGTGCGGGGGTCGCTGTCAGAGACCACTCTGGGCGGCCGATCGAGCAGGAAGGGGACGGTGGCTACACGCATCGATCCCGAGGTGAGCAGGACACTCGCGCGGTGGGCGCGGGGAGAGCGCCGCTGA
- a CDS encoding PIN/TRAM domain-containing protein: MIVQLARVLLVTGGALGGFAVSQQVDWTTPTGFSESFVIFIFIILGASMGYLLGGILGREFTAACRRVSSRLSELETPALLLGAVGLLVGLLVAFILSSALLRYIERPQWLGFAATALLFLLCAYAGVALFMLPARDGSLSIGVAASPVDARPPKILDTSAIIDGRFADVARAGALDGPIRVPRFVLMELQTLADSADDARRARGRRGLDLLTAMSEGEPQVQVLEADFPEIPTVDAKLVRLALTSGGAIVTVDYNLTKVARVEGVGVVNIHEIADALKPVLLPGDTLRIPVSKEGKERGQGVGYLGDGTMVVIADGAGMIGSEADIEVTSVLQTSGGRMVFAKPVRPA; this comes from the coding sequence ATGATCGTACAACTCGCACGGGTGCTGCTCGTGACGGGGGGCGCTCTCGGTGGTTTCGCGGTCTCGCAGCAGGTCGACTGGACTACCCCTACCGGTTTCTCAGAATCATTCGTCATCTTCATCTTCATCATCCTGGGAGCTTCGATGGGGTACCTTCTCGGCGGCATCCTGGGTCGCGAGTTCACCGCTGCGTGCCGCCGTGTCAGCTCGCGCCTCTCGGAACTTGAGACGCCCGCTCTCCTGCTCGGAGCCGTGGGCCTGCTCGTCGGTCTGCTCGTCGCGTTCATCCTGTCATCGGCGCTCCTGCGGTACATCGAACGGCCGCAGTGGCTGGGCTTCGCGGCAACGGCACTGCTCTTCCTGTTGTGCGCGTACGCCGGCGTGGCGCTGTTCATGCTCCCCGCACGGGACGGCTCGCTCAGCATCGGCGTGGCCGCATCTCCCGTGGATGCGCGTCCACCGAAGATCCTCGATACCAGCGCGATCATCGACGGGCGCTTCGCAGACGTCGCTCGCGCAGGTGCGTTGGACGGTCCGATCCGTGTCCCCAGGTTCGTGCTGATGGAGCTGCAGACGCTCGCCGACTCCGCTGATGACGCTCGCCGCGCACGCGGTCGCAGGGGTCTCGACCTGCTCACCGCCATGTCCGAGGGGGAGCCGCAGGTGCAGGTGCTCGAAGCCGACTTCCCCGAGATCCCCACGGTGGACGCCAAGCTCGTCCGCCTCGCGCTCACCAGCGGAGGCGCGATCGTGACGGTCGACTACAACCTCACCAAGGTCGCTCGCGTCGAGGGCGTTGGCGTGGTGAACATCCATGAGATCGCCGATGCCCTGAAGCCGGTGCTCCTGCCCGGAGACACGCTGCGGATCCCTGTCAGCAAGGAGGGCAAGGAGCGTGGCCAGGGCGTAGGGTACCTTGGAGACGGCACGATGGTCGTCATCGCTGACGGTGCCGGGATGATCGGCTCGGAGGCGGACATCGAGGTCACGTCCGTCTTGCAGACGTCGGGTGGGCGCATGGTGTTCGCCAAGCCGGTGAGGCCGGCATGA
- the cysE gene encoding serine O-acetyltransferase produces the protein MIARLRADIDAVMERDPACPSAFSALTNYPGLWAVWWHRVTHRLHSAGRTWLARRISQCVRGATGIEIHPGATIGARFFIDHGMGVVIGETTVIGDDVTIYQGVTLGGTGKEHGKRHPTLEDYVVVGVGATVLGDITIGRATRVGAGAVVVSDVPPHCTVVGVPGRVVVREGKRVETIDLHHEDLPDPIIEMYRALQRRMDRIEARLVRDEGIGAEAGERVFPVEDERGEDSDDDPRL, from the coding sequence ATGATCGCGCGTCTGCGCGCGGATATAGACGCGGTCATGGAGCGCGACCCCGCGTGCCCTTCGGCGTTCTCGGCGCTCACGAACTACCCCGGCCTGTGGGCCGTGTGGTGGCACCGGGTCACACACCGCTTGCACAGCGCCGGGCGGACCTGGCTGGCCCGGCGCATCAGCCAGTGCGTACGCGGCGCCACCGGAATCGAGATCCATCCGGGTGCGACCATCGGCGCGCGTTTCTTCATAGACCATGGCATGGGTGTCGTGATCGGTGAGACGACGGTCATCGGTGATGACGTGACGATCTATCAGGGAGTGACGCTCGGCGGGACCGGCAAGGAGCACGGGAAGCGCCACCCCACCCTGGAGGATTACGTGGTGGTGGGCGTGGGGGCAACGGTGCTCGGGGACATCACGATCGGACGTGCCACGCGCGTCGGAGCGGGCGCGGTCGTGGTCTCCGATGTGCCGCCACACTGCACCGTGGTCGGTGTACCTGGTCGCGTGGTGGTCCGCGAAGGAAAGCGCGTCGAGACCATCGACCTCCACCATGAGGATCTGCCCGATCCCATCATCGAGATGTACCGCGCGCTGCAGCGCCGGATGGACCGCATCGAGGCTCGTCTCGTACGCGACGAGGGTATCGGTGCCGAGGCTGGTGAGCGCGTGTTCCCCGTCGAAGACGAACGAGGAGAGGACAGCGATGACGATCCGCGTCTATAA
- the rlmB gene encoding 23S rRNA (guanosine(2251)-2'-O)-methyltransferase RlmB: MPDVIEGRNAVLEALRSGVRLERVLLADGLKPNPVLDEIRGLAAKADIPVERARRDELDGLSARGAHQGVIAAAAPFVYAELTDVLSAIAGRPRALVVVLDHVTDPGNLGAIIRSVEVAGGDAVVIPRDRAAAVGPVVHKASAGATAHLPVVRVSNIAQAIAILKDADVWVGGADERGEVDLWDAPLDGRCALVLGAEGSGLSRLVRERCDFLVSIPVAGRVSSLNVAQAASVLAFEWVRRHR, translated from the coding sequence ATGCCGGATGTGATCGAGGGGCGTAACGCCGTCCTCGAGGCCTTGCGTTCCGGTGTCAGGCTTGAGCGTGTCCTGCTCGCAGACGGGCTCAAGCCGAATCCTGTCCTCGATGAGATACGCGGGCTTGCAGCGAAGGCGGACATACCCGTCGAGCGTGCCAGGCGCGATGAGCTCGACGGGCTGAGTGCACGTGGCGCGCACCAGGGCGTCATCGCGGCTGCGGCCCCTTTCGTGTATGCGGAACTCACGGACGTGCTGAGTGCGATCGCCGGTCGCCCCCGGGCGCTGGTGGTCGTGCTCGACCACGTCACCGACCCGGGGAACCTCGGCGCCATCATCCGATCGGTGGAGGTCGCGGGCGGCGATGCCGTGGTGATACCGCGAGACCGCGCGGCCGCCGTGGGCCCCGTGGTCCACAAGGCCTCGGCGGGTGCGACCGCTCACCTTCCGGTCGTGCGGGTATCCAACATCGCTCAGGCCATCGCCATTCTGAAGGACGCGGACGTGTGGGTCGGCGGCGCCGATGAGCGTGGTGAGGTCGATCTGTGGGATGCGCCTCTTGACGGACGTTGTGCGCTCGTTCTCGGCGCCGAGGGGTCGGGGCTGTCGCGGCTGGTCCGGGAGCGGTGCGACTTCCTCGTATCGATCCCGGTGGCCGGACGTGTCTCGTCGCTCAACGTGGCACAGGCAGCGAGCGTCCTTGCGTTCGAGTGGGTCCGGCGCCACCGATGA